The Trichoplusia ni isolate ovarian cell line Hi5 chromosome 25, tn1, whole genome shotgun sequence genome includes a region encoding these proteins:
- the LOC113505267 gene encoding uncharacterized protein LOC113505267 translates to MKVTVAFLLCVVACGEAIIYENASYSPEERQFLDFKLNNPKTIVWTKSSGDPVEIREVVAVNTDHFNNQLFVDTISSFSAERLPERITNAKGAGAFGYFVVTNDVSKYTYADLFNGIGKKTPLVARFSAVVQNKGGTDLGRESRGFAVKFYTKQGNLDLACLHIPVFLYRDPNFVSHLMHGVSRNPQTNLISSTSRWDVAIQRPATLNTLFWLYSDYGIPNGYRKADFFPVHTYELANKHGETHYVRFNFRTEQGFSAFTNQQAAEVSGRDPDYFVKDLFNAIGRGDYPSWRLEMDVLTKHDLQTVDYNPFDVTGLWTNGTFTTVQIGRLVLNKNVENVFRDLELAAFNPSNLVPGIPGPVDNLFKARRTAYRMAQNYRLGSNPNKILINMPLYARTYNRDGKPPVRGNMGNAPHYHPNSFNGPMPYVDENQPAKTLRVLGSMAVDFQPLTYFYNHIIESEAHRRRFISNLVDSLESVVPPVLDKVLELFDLIDHDLKRRVAVGLEAAYARRRADRGPPSINTPIRNFPTAVNY, encoded by the exons ATGAAAGTGACCGTGGCGTTTTTGTTATGTGTGGTGGCTTGTGGTGAAGCCATTATATACGAAAATGCCAGCTATTCCCCAGAAGAAAGGCAGTTCTTGGATTTCAAACTGAACAACCCG AAAACAATCGTATGGACCAAAAGTTCGGGTGATCCTGTTGAAATACGTGAAGTTGTAGCTGTCAACACGGACCACTTCAATAACCAGCTATTCGTTGACACGATATCGAGTTTTAGTGCAGAAAGATTACCGGAGAGAATTACCAACGCAAAGGGCGCTGGAGCTTTCGGTTACTTTGTCGTTACCAATGATGTCTCAAAGTATACATACGCAGACCTCTTTAACGGCATAGGCAAAAAGACGCCATTAGTTGCCAGATTTTCAGCCGTGGTACAAAACAAAGGGGGCACTGATCTTGGTAGAGAATCGCGGGGTTTTGCAGTAAAATTTTACACCAAACAAGGAAACTTGGATCTCGCGTGTCTTCACATACCCGTTTTTCTATACAGAGATCCCAATTTCGTTTCGCATTTAATGCATGGTGTTTCGAGAAACCCTCAAACAAACTTAATCTCGTCTACTAGTCGTTGGGATGTAGCTATACAAAGACCAGCGACTCTAAACACGTTATTCTGGCTTTATTCCGATTATGGTATCCCTAATGGATACAGAAAGGCAGACTTCTTCCCCGTCCATACTTACGAACTTGCGAACAAGCATGGAGAAACACACTATGTCAGATTTAACTTTAGAACTGAACAGGGCTTCTCGGCATTCACCAACCAACAAGCAGCTGAGGTATCAGGACGTGATCCCGACTACTTCGTGAAAGATCTGTTTAATGCTATCGGACGAGGAGATTATCCTTCATGGAGATTAGAAATGGACGTATTGACTAAACATGACCTACAAACCGTAGATTACAATCCTTTCGACGTGACCGGTCTATGGACGAATGGAACGTTTACCACAGTACAAATTGGGcgtttggttttaaataaaaacgtcgAAAATGTATTCAGAGACTTAGAACTGGCAGCATTTAATCCCAGTAATTTGGTACCTGGTATTCCAGGACCTGTGGATAACTTGTTTAAAGCTAGAAGAACTGCCTACAGAATGGCTCAAAATTACCGTTTAGGAAGCAACcccaacaaaattttaattaatatgccACTGTACGCCAGAACTTACAACCGCGATGGAAAACCACCTGTTAGGGGAAACATGGGAAATGCACCACACTACCATCCAAATTCTTTCAACGGACCTATGCCCTACGTTGACGAGAATCAGCCGGCAAAAACGTTGCGGGTGTTAGGAAGTATGGCGGTAGATTTTCAACCTTTGACTTATTTCTACAATCACATTATTGAAAGTGAAGCCCATAGACGCAGATTTATAAGTAACCTCGTTGATTCTTTAGAGTCAGTCGTTCCGCCGGTGTTGGATAAGGTTTTGGAGTTGTTTGATCTAATTGATCACGATTTGAAGAGGCGTGTAGCTGTGGGACTGGAAGCAGCGTATGCACGGCGACGAGCTGATAGAGGACCTCCTTCAATAAACACACCCATTAGAAACTTTCCAACTGCTGTAAACTACTGa